From Planctomycetota bacterium, a single genomic window includes:
- a CDS encoding glycosyltransferase produces the protein MARAQPRARPVLQFADALLRGGAERLLVELAVRLDRGRFDPAVACFRQEAFAEELSAARRAVHIVPKRRAFDLGLLLRLRRLLRREGIALVHAHDLQSATYGLLAGRLARVPAILTVHGLGIFRQKRSATLLPRLGRWLDRVVFVGHWLQRAAAEGFGLCPRHPRVVHNGVDMAAFSPGPPEPARRAELGVPEGALVVGSVGNLRPVKDYPCLLRAVASARRVVGGMSPSRDTRREDTPPTTAAVMLILVGDGPERPALEALTHELGIAGSVRFAGARTDVPRLLRLFDVFALSSRTEGISVALLEAMATGLPAVVTDTGGNPEVAVEGETACLVPVGDPEAMGGALASLLADPARRRAWGQAARRRVEAEFSLDRMVNAYEAIYEELIRHP, from the coding sequence ATGGCCAGAGCGCAACCGCGTGCCCGTCCCGTGCTGCAATTCGCCGACGCGCTGCTCCGCGGCGGCGCCGAGCGGCTGCTCGTCGAGCTGGCCGTGCGGCTCGACCGCGGCCGCTTCGACCCCGCCGTGGCCTGCTTCCGCCAGGAGGCATTCGCCGAGGAACTCAGCGCCGCACGGCGCGCGGTCCACATCGTGCCCAAGCGGCGGGCCTTCGACCTCGGCCTCCTCCTCCGCCTGCGGCGACTCTTGCGGCGCGAGGGGATCGCCCTCGTACACGCCCACGACCTTCAGTCGGCCACCTACGGCCTGCTGGCGGGCCGCCTGGCCCGCGTGCCGGCGATTCTCACCGTGCACGGGCTGGGCATCTTCCGCCAGAAGCGCTCGGCCACGCTCCTCCCGCGTCTGGGGCGATGGCTCGACCGCGTGGTCTTCGTCGGCCACTGGCTCCAGCGCGCCGCGGCCGAAGGGTTCGGCCTGTGCCCCCGCCATCCGCGGGTCGTGCACAACGGCGTAGACATGGCAGCCTTCAGCCCCGGCCCGCCCGAGCCGGCGCGGCGCGCCGAGTTGGGCGTGCCCGAGGGCGCCCTCGTCGTCGGCTCGGTGGGCAATCTGCGCCCGGTGAAAGACTATCCGTGCCTCCTCCGCGCGGTTGCGTCTGCTCGGCGCGTGGTGGGCGGGATGTCCCCATCCCGCGATACGCGGCGCGAGGACACGCCGCCCACAACAGCCGCCGTCATGCTCATCCTCGTCGGCGACGGGCCGGAGCGGCCAGCCCTGGAGGCTCTGACGCACGAACTGGGCATCGCGGGCTCCGTGCGCTTCGCCGGCGCGCGCACCGATGTGCCGCGGCTGCTGCGCCTCTTCGACGTCTTCGCTCTCTCGTCGCGGACCGAGGGCATCTCCGTGGCCCTGCTCGAGGCCATGGCCACGGGCCTGCCCGCCGTGGTCACCGACACGGGCGGCAACCCCGAGGTCGCGGTCGAGGGCGAAACGGCCTGCCTCGTGCCCGTCGGCGACCCCGAAGCAATGGGCGGGGCGCTGGCGAGCCTGCTCGCCGACCCCGCGCGCCGCCGCGCCTGGGGCCAGGCCGCCCGCCGCCGCGTCGAGGCCGAATTCTCGCTCGACCGCATGGTGAACGCCTATGAGGCCATCTACGAAGAACTCATCCGGCATCCCTGA
- a CDS encoding polysaccharide deacetylase family protein codes for MTVLTWHALVERAEELHRWPPPARLYVFTLEEFRRQLDHLAAEGFSTLSMADLVRWHGGESGLPERPVVLTFDDGHRSNAELALPALVERRQQAAFFVTAGRVGTGEWLAWAQLRALCDAGMEAGSHSLTHPNPSALTREALRHELAESKRVLEAGLGRAVDFVASPTGYDSRHFGPLAREVGYRAALQGVIGRNRRSTDLFALRRIVLKRSCGFGLFCQLVNPASHAWRRLRASQAMRNAVRRVLGLRAYEAMRRLVLGRE; via the coding sequence GTGACCGTTCTCACCTGGCATGCCCTGGTCGAGCGGGCCGAGGAACTGCACCGCTGGCCGCCGCCCGCTCGGCTCTACGTCTTCACCCTCGAGGAGTTCCGCCGCCAGCTCGACCACCTGGCCGCCGAGGGTTTCAGCACGCTCTCGATGGCCGACCTCGTGCGCTGGCACGGGGGCGAAAGCGGCCTGCCCGAGCGGCCCGTCGTGCTCACCTTCGACGACGGCCACCGCAGCAACGCCGAGCTGGCCCTGCCCGCGCTCGTCGAGCGCCGGCAGCAGGCCGCCTTCTTCGTCACCGCGGGCCGCGTGGGTACGGGCGAGTGGCTCGCCTGGGCGCAACTGCGCGCCTTGTGCGACGCCGGCATGGAGGCCGGTTCGCACTCGCTCACCCACCCCAACCCGTCGGCCCTCACGCGCGAGGCCCTGCGCCACGAGCTGGCGGAGTCCAAGCGCGTGCTCGAGGCGGGCCTGGGCCGAGCCGTGGACTTCGTGGCATCGCCTACCGGCTACGACAGCCGGCACTTCGGGCCGTTGGCCCGCGAAGTCGGCTATCGCGCCGCGCTCCAGGGCGTCATCGGGCGCAACCGCCGCTCGACCGACCTCTTCGCCCTGCGGCGCATCGTCCTCAAGCGCTCCTGTGGCTTCGGCCTCTTCTGCCAACTCGTCAATCCAGCGAGCCACGCCTGGCGACGTCTCCGCGCGAGTCAGGCAATGCGCAATGCCGTCCGTCGAGTGCTCGGCCTGCGAGCTTACGAGGCCATGCGCCGCTTGGTCCTGGGGAGGGAGTAG
- a CDS encoding glycosyltransferase family 2 protein — translation MAIAFWVLIGLVSLAYVGYPMLLAIVARLARRPARCEDITPTVTLLIPAYNEERSLAAKLDSCVDLDYPGDRLQVIVLSDGSTDGTNAVAARYAPHGIALMAFAANRGKLAVLRDGLAAATGEIVAFSDAASRLEPASLRRLVRPFADPAVGCVSGVYRVLRPEAAQLGAEEGFYWRYETFVKQCESDLASTLGAHGSLYAVRRALCPDLSRIRTNDDYEIPLHIAAGGHRAVYAPDAVAYEEATEMGGFARRVRIAVGNWRQLRLLGLLAWPPRPWLLFTFVAHKLLRLLGPFCLAAAFAINLFLPGPLYCATLAAQAAFYTLALVGALSAAAPHPAPRIPHALRRLKLPFYFCMINAAYVVGLVRLLTRRGVRWNAPRRETPDA, via the coding sequence GTGGCCATCGCCTTCTGGGTCCTGATCGGTCTGGTCAGCCTCGCTTACGTGGGCTATCCCATGCTGCTCGCCATCGTCGCGCGCCTAGCTCGGCGGCCGGCACGTTGCGAGGACATCACGCCAACCGTGACGCTGCTGATCCCTGCCTACAACGAGGAGCGTTCCCTGGCCGCAAAGCTGGATAGCTGCGTGGACCTGGACTATCCGGGGGATCGGCTCCAGGTGATCGTGCTCAGCGACGGCTCGACCGACGGCACGAACGCCGTCGCCGCGCGCTACGCGCCCCACGGCATCGCCCTGATGGCGTTCGCCGCCAACCGCGGCAAGCTGGCCGTGCTGCGCGACGGCCTGGCCGCCGCGACGGGCGAGATCGTGGCCTTCTCCGACGCCGCGAGCCGCCTCGAGCCCGCCAGCCTTCGCCGCCTCGTGCGCCCATTCGCCGACCCGGCCGTCGGCTGCGTGAGCGGCGTCTACAGGGTGCTGCGCCCCGAGGCGGCCCAGCTCGGCGCCGAGGAAGGCTTCTACTGGCGCTACGAAACCTTCGTCAAGCAGTGCGAGAGCGACCTGGCCAGCACCCTGGGCGCCCACGGCTCCCTCTACGCCGTCCGGCGCGCCCTCTGCCCCGACCTCTCGCGCATCCGCACGAACGACGACTACGAAATCCCCCTCCACATTGCCGCGGGCGGCCATCGCGCGGTTTACGCGCCTGACGCCGTGGCGTACGAGGAGGCGACCGAGATGGGCGGCTTCGCACGTCGCGTGCGCATTGCGGTGGGCAACTGGCGCCAGCTTCGCCTCCTGGGCCTCCTCGCCTGGCCGCCGAGGCCCTGGCTGCTCTTCACCTTCGTCGCCCACAAGCTCCTGCGGCTCCTGGGGCCGTTCTGCCTCGCGGCCGCATTCGCCATCAACCTCTTCCTCCCTGGGCCGCTCTACTGTGCCACCCTGGCTGCCCAAGCAGCCTTCTACACCTTGGCTCTCGTGGGCGCCCTGTCGGCTGCCGCGCCGCACCCCGCACCCCGCATTCCGCACGCGCTCCGGCGGTTGAAGCTGCCCTTCTACTTCTGTATGATCAACGCCGCGTATGTGGTCGGCCTCGTGCGGCTGCTCACGCGCAGAGGCGTGCGCTGGAACGCCCCCCGCCGGGAAACCCCCGATGCCTGA
- a CDS encoding class I SAM-dependent methyltransferase: MGEKVREHFHATAAEFDAIYSGDKGRLARWLDRRLRWDMYERFRRTVAECSAPGLRVLDVGCGSGRFSVAVARAGAAEVVGLDFAESMLSLARRLAEREGVADRCRFLNADFMEHRFAEAFDITLAIGLFDYVADCLPFLRKMRRLSRQKVVTAFPRRWTWRAPVRKVRLALRGCPVYFFTRRQVEHLMTQAGFERFTVDRLGKLFFVVGHCGQGTR, translated from the coding sequence GTGGGCGAGAAGGTCCGCGAGCACTTCCACGCCACGGCGGCCGAGTTCGACGCGATCTACTCCGGCGACAAGGGCCGCCTGGCCCGCTGGCTTGACCGGCGGCTGCGGTGGGACATGTACGAGCGCTTCCGCCGCACCGTGGCCGAGTGCTCGGCGCCCGGTCTGCGCGTGCTCGACGTGGGCTGCGGCTCGGGCCGCTTCAGCGTGGCCGTGGCGCGGGCCGGGGCCGCCGAGGTGGTGGGCCTCGACTTCGCCGAGAGCATGCTCAGCCTCGCCCGCCGCCTGGCCGAACGCGAGGGCGTGGCCGACCGCTGCCGCTTCCTGAACGCCGACTTCATGGAGCACAGGTTTGCCGAAGCGTTCGACATCACCCTCGCCATCGGGCTGTTCGACTACGTGGCCGACTGCCTGCCTTTCCTCCGCAAGATGCGGCGCCTGAGCCGCCAGAAGGTCGTCACCGCCTTCCCCCGCAGATGGACCTGGCGCGCCCCCGTGCGCAAGGTGCGCCTCGCCCTCCGCGGCTGCCCCGTCTACTTCTTCACGAGGCGCCAGGTCGAGCACCTGATGACGCAGGCCGGCTTCGAGCGGTTCACCGTTGACCGCCTGGGCAAGCTCTTCTTCGTCGTCGGCCACTGCGGCCAGGGGACCCGTTGA
- a CDS encoding polysaccharide deacetylase family protein, which yields MRLCVAVGGLDSARSAAAAYTLHTLLDTLGLAHDILPEAAAAAPPGRVALTYGRPVAADALVEIPPGEPTTADEAVRVHRRAMADRETLFAGDGARVRVEADIVGAAAFWLTGGDEARPDRDAFSRLRGAGGPLPVPAVTDLMHVLGAALERAAGAAGLALERQPAWPAGHRFAVLLSHDVDLWRRRTARRLARDLARSLVAPRRLPAVARAFCGGPDPWSDLDAIADLEQARGMHSTFFVLAGRPDRRLHGKRIVNSYDAPADAVRDTLRRLVARGCEVALHGSFDSFAIAEQLAAERRDLEALCDEPVRGCRQHFLRFHWPDTWRAQAAAGLRYDATLGYHDADGYRAGFSFPFRPILGPEPPAGSRPAGGLLELPLAVSDGAFSDYGRLDASAAWERLRAHLERTEADGSMLGVLWHNTHFCDLDAPGYRGVYERALDWIRDHGGWGASAIEIAEWWKRRLGGDG from the coding sequence ATGCGCCTGTGTGTCGCAGTTGGCGGCCTCGATTCCGCGCGCTCCGCCGCAGCCGCCTACACCCTCCACACCCTCCTCGACACCCTGGGCCTCGCCCACGACATTCTGCCCGAGGCGGCGGCCGCCGCGCCGCCAGGCCGCGTCGCGCTGACCTATGGACGCCCTGTCGCCGCGGACGCTCTCGTGGAGATCCCCCCCGGCGAGCCGACCACCGCCGACGAGGCGGTCCGCGTCCACCGCCGCGCAATGGCGGATCGCGAGACGCTCTTCGCCGGCGACGGCGCGCGCGTGCGCGTCGAGGCCGACATCGTCGGCGCCGCCGCCTTCTGGCTCACGGGCGGCGACGAGGCGCGCCCCGACCGGGACGCCTTCAGTCGGCTGCGCGGCGCGGGCGGCCCGCTGCCCGTCCCCGCCGTGACCGACCTGATGCACGTGCTGGGGGCCGCTCTGGAGCGCGCCGCGGGGGCCGCGGGCCTCGCGCTCGAGCGCCAGCCCGCCTGGCCCGCCGGCCACAGGTTCGCCGTGCTCCTGAGCCACGACGTGGACCTCTGGCGCCGCCGCACGGCGCGCCGCCTGGCCAGGGACCTCGCCCGCAGCCTCGTCGCGCCCCGCCGCCTTCCTGCCGTGGCCCGGGCCTTCTGCGGCGGCCCCGACCCGTGGAGCGACCTCGATGCCATCGCCGACCTCGAGCAGGCCCGCGGCATGCACTCCACCTTCTTCGTCCTCGCCGGCCGGCCCGACCGGCGGCTGCACGGCAAACGAATCGTCAACTCCTATGATGCCCCGGCCGATGCCGTCCGCGACACGCTTCGCCGCCTCGTCGCCCGGGGATGCGAGGTCGCATTGCACGGCAGCTTCGACTCGTTCGCCATCGCCGAGCAACTGGCGGCCGAACGGCGCGACCTCGAGGCCCTATGCGACGAGCCCGTGCGCGGCTGCCGCCAGCACTTCCTGCGTTTCCACTGGCCCGACACCTGGCGCGCACAGGCCGCCGCCGGCCTGCGCTACGACGCCACCCTCGGCTATCACGACGCCGACGGCTATCGCGCCGGCTTCTCCTTCCCCTTCCGACCCATCCTGGGGCCGGAACCTCCCGCAGGTTCCAGACCTGCGGGAGGCCTGCTCGAGCTGCCGCTCGCTGTATCCGACGGAGCCTTCAGCGACTACGGGCGCCTCGACGCGTCCGCCGCCTGGGAGCGCCTGCGCGCTCACCTCGAACGCACCGAAGCCGACGGCTCGATGCTCGGGGTCCTCTGGCACAACACCCACTTCTGCGACCTCGACGCCCCCGGCTACCGCGGCGTCTATGAGCGGGCGCTCGACTGGATTCGCGACCACGGCGGCTGGGGCGCCTCGGCCATCGAGATCGCCGAGTGGTGGAAGCGCCGCTTGGGCGGTGACGGATAG
- a CDS encoding TylF/MycF/NovP-related O-methyltransferase yields the protein MKSLLVRIIKHAQFLSPLRRYFFYRYMYQFAPAQLAFLCKCLDETKQVPGAVVEVGCGMGCTTVFLNRHMDFIGLEKPYICLDTFQGFTSEDVKVEVGERGKNARNYRVFNINSQKWFDGTMRSNKVTRVRSIKADTNSFDFGSLGRISFCLIDVDLYRPVRRSLNGVFPHMSPGGIIIVDDCRENTAYDGALQAYKEFVQSRGLPENISLRKLGRIDVA from the coding sequence ATGAAGAGTCTGCTCGTGAGGATCATCAAGCACGCACAGTTCCTCTCGCCCCTTAGGAGGTACTTCTTCTACCGATACATGTACCAGTTCGCCCCCGCTCAACTCGCCTTCCTCTGCAAGTGCCTCGATGAGACCAAGCAGGTGCCGGGAGCGGTTGTGGAGGTTGGATGTGGCATGGGGTGCACGACTGTGTTCCTGAACAGGCACATGGACTTCATCGGCCTGGAGAAGCCCTACATTTGCCTCGACACGTTCCAGGGGTTCACATCTGAGGACGTGAAGGTGGAAGTCGGTGAACGGGGGAAGAACGCCAGGAACTATCGCGTCTTCAACATCAACAGCCAGAAGTGGTTCGATGGCACCATGAGGTCGAACAAGGTCACGCGCGTCCGCTCGATCAAGGCCGACACGAATTCCTTCGACTTCGGCTCTCTCGGCAGGATATCGTTCTGCCTGATCGATGTGGACCTCTATCGCCCCGTGCGGCGTTCCCTGAACGGCGTGTTCCCACACATGAGCCCCGGCGGCATCATCATCGTGGACGATTGCAGGGAGAACACCGCCTACGACGGTGCGCTCCAGGCGTACAAGGAGTTCGTGCAATCGCGAGGGTTGCCTGAGAACATCTCCCTGCGTAAGCTGGGCAGGATTGACGTGGCCTAA
- a CDS encoding VOC family protein encodes MAGPRLHHVGIVMRSEAQAVALLDILGLRVARRQHVAEYEATCLFTEGEGASLELIIPTGGKLAQFNQGFGGLHHIAVEVPDLAAASAALRGRGIRLLEEAPVEAGELRINFVPPQYTRGVIVEFVERRRSPGP; translated from the coding sequence ATGGCGGGACCCAGGCTGCACCACGTGGGCATTGTCATGCGCAGCGAGGCTCAGGCGGTCGCGTTGCTCGACATCCTGGGTTTGCGGGTCGCGCGCCGCCAGCACGTGGCGGAGTACGAGGCCACGTGCCTGTTCACCGAGGGGGAAGGCGCGTCGCTGGAGCTCATCATCCCCACGGGGGGCAAGCTGGCGCAGTTCAACCAGGGCTTCGGCGGCCTGCACCACATCGCGGTGGAGGTGCCCGATCTGGCCGCGGCCTCGGCGGCGCTGAGGGGGCGGGGCATTCGGTTGCTCGAGGAGGCCCCCGTCGAGGCGGGGGAACTCCGCATCAACTTCGTGCCGCCGCAGTACACGCGGGGGGTGATCGTGGAGTTCGTCGAGCGGCGGCGGTCGCCCGGTCCCTGA
- a CDS encoding acyl carrier protein yields the protein MTDDLRARLIECFAAVFPELSEPEIPRASPESVAEWDSLRAVRLLATIEETFDCVVAPTELDEMVSFERILRYLEGKRRSS from the coding sequence ATGACTGACGACCTGCGCGCCCGCCTCATCGAGTGCTTCGCCGCCGTGTTCCCCGAGCTGAGCGAGCCCGAAATCCCCCGCGCCAGCCCCGAGTCGGTGGCCGAGTGGGACTCGCTCCGCGCGGTGCGGCTCCTTGCGACCATCGAGGAGACATTCGACTGTGTCGTGGCTCCCACAGAGCTGGACGAGATGGTATCCTTCGAACGGATCCTGCGCTATCTGGAGGGGAAGCGGCGCTCGAGCTGA
- a CDS encoding HAD-IIIC family phosphatase, protein MKLLEALQALKKAPADGEPFVVALACGFEPLHLETFLAAHLQRAMPARRVAVRAGLYGDLAGNVARLAHAGAAAAAVAIEWADLDPRLGLRNRGGWDPAGLPHVLESVRMRLSQIEAALSDAALPPVALCLPTLPLPPADCVPGWQAGHLALELHALVAGIAARVARGGVRVVDAQRLAEVSPPAQRLDVRAELRSGFPYALPHASAVAELFARLLCPPAPKKGLITDLDDTLWRGILGEAGVAGVAWDLDHHSQTHALYQQLLHSLAAAGVLLAVASKNDPDLVEQALAREDLLLPRDCLFPVEANWGQKSASVARILRQWNIGADSVVFVDDSPMELAEVKAAHPGVECVLYPTEDDAAAVALLSRLRDLFGKETITEEDGLRLASLRRHAAISDLAFRVSDLNDFLRQAEAELAVDFRKEPSDPRALELVNKTNQFNLNGVRLTEGEWRARLVRPGAFLLVAGYRDKYGPLGKIAAVAGRAEEGVLRIETWVMSCRAFGRRIEHGCLAALFERFGAAEAIFDFQPTPRNGPLQAFLGELLGAPPGPAARLTRERFAQACPPLFHRVREVTHD, encoded by the coding sequence ATGAAACTCCTCGAGGCGTTGCAGGCACTCAAGAAGGCGCCGGCGGATGGCGAACCGTTCGTTGTGGCGCTCGCTTGCGGCTTCGAGCCGCTGCACCTCGAGACGTTTCTCGCCGCGCACCTTCAGCGGGCGATGCCCGCGCGGCGCGTGGCGGTGCGCGCCGGCCTCTACGGCGACCTGGCGGGGAATGTGGCGCGGCTGGCTCACGCTGGAGCCGCTGCGGCGGCTGTCGCCATCGAGTGGGCCGACCTCGACCCACGCCTCGGCCTGCGCAACCGGGGCGGCTGGGACCCCGCCGGCCTGCCGCACGTGCTCGAGTCCGTGCGCATGCGCCTCAGCCAGATCGAGGCGGCACTGAGCGACGCGGCGCTGCCCCCTGTAGCTCTGTGCCTGCCCACGCTGCCTCTGCCGCCCGCCGATTGCGTGCCCGGGTGGCAGGCGGGGCACCTGGCCCTCGAGCTTCACGCCCTGGTCGCCGGCATCGCGGCGCGCGTGGCGAGGGGCGGGGTGCGTGTGGTGGACGCGCAGCGCCTCGCGGAGGTCTCCCCCCCCGCCCAGCGTCTCGATGTGCGCGCCGAGCTGCGTTCAGGTTTCCCCTACGCCCTCCCACACGCCTCGGCCGTGGCCGAGTTGTTCGCCCGCCTCCTCTGCCCGCCCGCGCCGAAGAAGGGGCTGATCACCGACCTCGATGACACGCTCTGGCGCGGCATCCTGGGCGAGGCGGGCGTCGCGGGGGTTGCCTGGGATCTCGATCATCACAGCCAGACCCACGCGCTCTATCAGCAGCTCCTCCACTCGCTCGCCGCAGCGGGCGTGCTCCTCGCCGTCGCGTCCAAGAACGACCCGGACCTGGTCGAGCAGGCCCTGGCGCGCGAGGACCTGCTGCTGCCCCGCGACTGCCTCTTCCCCGTCGAGGCGAACTGGGGGCAGAAGTCGGCCTCGGTCGCCCGAATCCTCCGCCAGTGGAACATCGGCGCCGATAGCGTGGTCTTCGTGGACGACAGCCCGATGGAGCTGGCGGAGGTGAAGGCCGCGCACCCCGGGGTCGAGTGCGTGCTCTACCCGACCGAGGACGATGCGGCCGCGGTGGCCCTTCTCAGCCGCCTGCGCGACCTGTTCGGCAAGGAGACGATCACCGAAGAGGACGGCCTGCGGCTCGCCAGCCTGCGCCGCCACGCGGCGATTTCGGATCTCGCATTCCGGGTTTCGGATTTGAATGATTTCCTTCGCCAGGCCGAGGCGGAGCTGGCGGTGGACTTCCGCAAGGAGCCCTCCGACCCGCGCGCGCTGGAACTTGTCAACAAGACCAACCAGTTCAACCTGAACGGAGTCCGCTTGACCGAGGGCGAGTGGCGGGCGCGGCTGGTGCGGCCCGGGGCCTTCTTGCTCGTGGCCGGCTACCGCGACAAGTATGGCCCGCTCGGCAAGATCGCGGCCGTGGCCGGCCGCGCCGAGGAGGGTGTCTTGCGCATCGAAACGTGGGTGATGAGCTGCCGCGCCTTCGGCCGCCGCATCGAGCACGGGTGTCTGGCCGCGCTGTTCGAGCGATTCGGGGCGGCCGAGGCCATCTTCGATTTCCAGCCCACGCCGCGCAACGGCCCGCTCCAGGCGTTCCTGGGCGAGTTGCTGGGCGCCCCGCCGGGGCCGGCGGCCCGCCTCACCCGCGAGCGTTTCGCTCAGGCCTGTCCTCCGCTGTTCCACCGCGTTCGAGAAGTGACGCATGACTGA
- a CDS encoding acyltransferase, with protein sequence MRKLLLLLQLLSPPWLKKALLRWGWGARVGRGVRIGWFSVVSGKRVELGDYCHILSFSQVRCGEVHVGAYSVIGNGVHIYGPACFRMGRHSIVGSESQINVWEDVRIGDLSALGSRCILVTHGVWLPYTEGYWVKFAGVAIGDRVWIASGVFIQPGIRIGNEVFVNAMSVVKKDLPDGTVAEGYPARPVAKMADLKRAMTPERLSAAVETMLRHFGDAVLAREWGLAVDASTPGRLSFRRKGRECVVTQGPAADSGPRIEIRDPKGLQATIDLATLRTPLPRDPLHAALVQFLRGYYGLNLEYED encoded by the coding sequence GTGAGAAAGCTCCTGCTCCTCCTCCAACTCCTATCGCCGCCGTGGCTCAAGAAGGCGCTGTTGCGCTGGGGCTGGGGCGCGCGGGTGGGGCGTGGGGTGCGCATCGGCTGGTTCAGCGTGGTCTCGGGCAAGCGCGTGGAGCTGGGCGATTACTGCCACATTCTTTCGTTCTCGCAGGTGCGTTGCGGCGAGGTGCACGTGGGCGCCTACTCGGTGATCGGCAACGGCGTGCACATCTACGGGCCGGCCTGCTTCCGCATGGGGCGCCACTCGATCGTCGGCTCGGAGTCGCAGATCAACGTTTGGGAGGACGTGCGGATCGGCGACCTGTCGGCCCTCGGCTCGCGCTGCATCCTCGTCACCCACGGCGTCTGGCTGCCCTACACCGAGGGCTACTGGGTGAAGTTCGCGGGCGTCGCCATCGGCGACCGCGTGTGGATCGCCTCGGGCGTCTTCATCCAGCCGGGGATTCGCATCGGCAACGAGGTTTTTGTCAACGCCATGTCGGTCGTCAAGAAGGACTTGCCCGACGGCACCGTGGCCGAGGGCTATCCCGCTCGCCCCGTGGCGAAGATGGCCGACTTGAAACGCGCGATGACTCCCGAGCGGCTGAGTGCCGCGGTCGAGACGATGCTGCGGCACTTCGGCGATGCGGTGCTCGCGCGGGAATGGGGCCTCGCGGTGGATGCCTCCACGCCGGGCCGCCTGAGCTTCCGCCGCAAGGGGCGCGAGTGCGTTGTCACGCAGGGGCCCGCCGCGGACTCCGGGCCCCGCATCGAGATTCGGGATCCGAAGGGCCTCCAGGCAACCATTGACCTGGCCACCTTGCGCACGCCACTGCCGCGCGACCCGCTCCACGCCGCCCTCGTGCAGTTCCTCCGCGGCTACTATGGCCTGAACCTGGAATACGAAGACTGA
- a CDS encoding GNAT family N-acetyltransferase, which translates to MSSAPEGDVAVLGPRDPLDEWDRFVDTSPQGCLFCRSWWLKAVAPGQFEILVLRRGGQIAAGLPLAYHRKWGFRTIHMPQLTQTLGPLLAPPTSENYERRLSNEMETLAALIAAIPRAAHTNILCHPSLTNWLPFYWAGYRQTTRYTYVIEGLGDPERIFASFAHSKRKNVKKAEKLVEVRADLPPREFYNHHAASLRKQGQAINYSYELFERLHRATAERGAGRTWFAVDAGGRIHSAIFVVFDRKSAYYLISTIDPEHRGSDSATLLVRDAIAFVAKHTDRFDFEGSMVQSVEGSFRKFGAVQTPYFHIYRNDLPLPLRLALAIREEVGRSFRRR; encoded by the coding sequence ATGTCGAGCGCACCCGAGGGGGATGTGGCCGTTCTGGGGCCGCGCGACCCGCTGGACGAGTGGGACCGCTTCGTAGACACCTCGCCCCAGGGCTGCCTCTTCTGCCGCTCGTGGTGGCTGAAGGCCGTGGCGCCCGGGCAATTCGAGATTCTGGTGCTGCGGCGTGGCGGCCAGATCGCCGCGGGCCTGCCGCTGGCTTACCATCGCAAGTGGGGCTTCCGCACCATCCACATGCCCCAGCTCACCCAGACCCTCGGGCCACTCCTCGCCCCGCCCACCAGCGAGAACTACGAGAGGCGGCTCTCGAACGAAATGGAGACCCTGGCGGCCCTCATCGCCGCCATCCCCCGCGCGGCACACACCAACATCCTCTGCCACCCGAGCCTCACCAACTGGCTGCCCTTCTACTGGGCCGGCTACCGCCAGACCACCCGCTACACCTACGTCATCGAGGGCCTGGGCGACCCCGAGCGCATCTTCGCCAGCTTCGCCCACTCGAAGCGCAAGAACGTCAAGAAGGCCGAGAAGCTGGTCGAGGTGCGGGCAGACCTGCCGCCGCGCGAGTTCTACAACCATCACGCCGCCAGCCTGCGCAAGCAGGGTCAGGCGATCAACTACAGCTATGAGCTCTTCGAGCGCCTCCACCGCGCCACGGCCGAACGCGGCGCGGGCAGGACGTGGTTCGCCGTGGACGCCGGAGGCCGCATCCACTCGGCCATCTTCGTGGTCTTCGACCGCAAGTCGGCCTACTACCTCATCAGCACCATTGACCCCGAGCACCGCGGCAGCGACTCGGCCACGCTGCTCGTGCGCGACGCCATCGCCTTCGTCGCGAAGCACACAGACCGCTTCGACTTCGAGGGCTCGATGGTCCAGAGCGTCGAGGGCTCCTTCCGCAAGTTCGGCGCCGTGCAGACGCCCTACTTTCACATCTACCGAAACGACCTTCCTCTCCCGCTGCGGCTGGCCCTGGCCATCCGCGAAGAAGTGGGCAGGAGCTTCCGCAGGCGATGA